The genomic DNA CGGTTTCTTCGGTCTTGACCTTCTTCTTTTTCTTCAGCGAAACCTTTTGAACTCGTACCTTGGCCATGCCAATGACGTTCGAATCCTCGGTCCATTTGTCAAGTTCTTGCAACCGTGAAATCCGCTCGGCACGGGTCAGAACATTGCGACTCTTGATCGCTCCGGCCTGAACCTTCAGGCTTTTATCCATTGTCATGGGAGGTCAGACTCCGACGTCTTAAATGCTTATTAAATAACAGTTTACGGTGTATCGAGGCGATCGCGGGCAGAGCCTTCGCAGATCGCATAGGATGATAATCTATGGGGATTGGCAGCAAAAGACAACCTCAACGCGGCGATTGGCCGCGAGAATTTGTCGGAGGGCCTAGCGAATGCCCCCTGGTCCACCTAAAATACCCAGATGTTTCGTGCTCTGAGCCGGGACTTTTTATGGCGTCTGCAGGGTTTGCGTCGCTGTTTTTTGTTCATCCTCCCGCTCGACTGCCCGCCCAACGATCGGTTGCACTTAGCATCGGTATCCCCACCACAGATTCACGATATTTTTATGACGGATTCACAGAAGGATCTTGTGCTTCATCTTCTTCACCAAGGCAATTGGCATGATGCTGTCGTTGCTTGTTGCGAGGAAACCGGAGCCGACGTCGAAACCGCCCGTGCCGTGGTCCGCCAGTTGGCCAACGAGCATCGTTTGAATCCCACCCGCAAATGGTGGCTGATCGGATTTACGATGCTGATGATGTCGGTCGTGACCGCTTACGTTCTCGCCTAACGTTTGCGGCCTGTGCGGACCTTCGATTTCGCAGGGGCGCTGCGTGGCGATCCAAGCTTCAGCCCCCGCGCGTAACGCTGTTCGGAAACAGCGTGTCTCCGCGCTCGCGATCCAACAACCAGCGTTTGGTCTCGATTCCTCCATCGGCTGAAAAACCTGTCAATCTTCCGTTGCTGCCCACGATTCGGTGGCAAGGAATCACAATCGGGATCCGGTTGCGAGCCATTGCCTGTCCAACGGCGCGCGATGCCGCGGGGCGTCCTGCACGACAAGCCAGTTCTTTGTAGCTGATGATTTGCCCTGCGGGGACCTTGCGGCAGGCATGATAAACCTGAGCGAAAAACGGAGACCAATCCGAAGCGTCGACCGGGATATCGTCGAAGGTGGTCGGCTGCCCCTTGAAGTATGCGTCGATCCGCTGGGCAAACGATGCGCGGTGGCGAACCTGCTTGGCTTCGGTCTGCTGCAACGCCTCTTGGATTCCGGCCGATGAGGGGTCGGCGAATAACCGGATCCGGAACAGCCCCGCCGTGGTCCATTGGTGGGTCAAGATTCCCAACGGTGTCTCGCAAAGACCCGTGCATTCGATCGGTAACATCACAAAGTTCCAACAAGATGGCGAGGGCTCACACGCCAGGGAGACGCCCGCAAAGTCAAGCGGGGCCAGGTGCGAACGAAGACGCACCCGCATGCAAAATGGAATATACCGGATCGAGTGGACGTGACGCAAAGGTGCCCATCGCATGGCGGCGATTGGCAGCGCGGCGGGCGATAACCGCGCTTACCTCGGTTGTCCTGCTCCGGGAGACGCGTGGCGCGTCCGCCGCCATGGAAAAATGCTTCGATGGGAAGTGGCGTTTTCCAAGACGCGCGGTGCGTTGGCTGTCTTGCTTGCGCGTTCGCGTTGGGCGTCGTCGACAAACCTTTGCATTTGTTGCAACGTGTCTTGCACCTGCATCGCGTTGCGTTCGTCCACGGCAGTTTCGCAGGATGCTGCCAACATAGACAATTGCGCGAGTCCGACGCTATCTCCAGAGCCTTTAATCCAGTGGGATTGGCGGGCAATTTCGTCGAAGTTGTTCCCGGCCGAGGCGTCGAGCATCCGTGGCAGCGCGTTGGCGACTCGATCGATCAGGAAGCAAGCAAACTCGCAACGCCAATCGTTCGGCAAGATCGGGGTGTCGCGTTGGGAAGGCGTTGGGAAGGACGGTTGCTGGGCAACGCGCTCATCAGCTTCGCTGTCGGGTGGCGAAACGATGAGCGTCTTTGAGGGAACAGGATCGGTCACCCGATTTGCAAGTGGAACGTCAGTGGTGAGTGCCGTGTTGGAAGCATTCGCACCGATGCGCACGATCTGTAACAACGCATCGAGATCGATCGGTTTGGTTAAGTAATGGGTGCAGCCGGCTTGCCGGCACTTGGCCTCATCGCCGACCATTGCGTTGGCGGTCAGCGCCACGATCGGGCGGTTGTAACCACGGGCACGGAGGGTGCGGGCGGCGGTGTAGCCATCCATGATCGGCATCTGCATGTCCATCAGCACGATGTCGACGGCTTGCCCTTGTTCGATCAACAGGTCGACAGCCTCTTGACCATTGGTCGCCGTGATGACTTCGCTGCCCGCGTCGTGCAGCAGGAAGGTCATCAAGTTGCGATTGGTCTCGCAATCGTCGACGATTAAAACCCGCGTGCCCGAAACGTCGGCTTTGCGGAACTCCTGCGTTCGAGTTTGGCTCGCAAACGCTGTCGCTTCTTCGGGGCTGAGCATGCGTGTGCCGGCCAAATTTTCGATCGGTAGCGTGAAGGTAAATTGCGTCCCGACGTTGAGTGTGCTGGAAATACTCAGCGAGCCGCCCAATGCCTCTGCCAATCGTTTGCCGATCGACAGACCAAGTCCGGTGCCTCCATGTTTCCGCGTCGTCGACGTATCGGCTTGAACAAACGGTTCGAAGATTCGCGACATCTGTTCGGCGGTCATCCCCGCTCCGGTATCGTCGACGGAGACCTCTAGATGGCTCGGCGCCAACGGATCGCCTTTGGAATTCAAATGTACCGTGACGCCCCCGGTCTCGGTGAACTTCACGGCGTTGCCAACCAGGTTGGTGACGATTTGTCGGAACCGTGTGGGATCGCTGACGATCGTTTCAGGGATGGGGCTATCGATCTGGAACGTCAACGCGATCTCTTTTTGAATCGCTTTAGAACGCAGCGAGCGGACGATCTCATTGATCAATTGCGTGGGAGCGCAAGGGACCCGTTCGATCTCCACCTTGTCGGCTTCGATCTTGGAGATGTCCAGGATATCGTCCAACAACTGCAGCAGGTGGGTGCCGTTGGAGTGAATGGTTTCCAGGTGCGAGGTGCGATCGTCTTCGTGAGTCACGATGCCCCGTAACAACAGTTCCGAGAAGCCCAAGATGCCAGTGATCGGCGTACGAATCTCATGACTCATGCGGGCCAAGAATTCGCTTTTGGCGCGGTTCGCGTTTTCGGCGGCCTCTTTGGCGCGTTGGAACTTTTCCTTCGTCTTGTGCAACTGCTTCGTGGTCCGTTCCAGTTCCTTCGAACGTTCGACGACTGCGATGATCCGGTCTTGAACCTTGGCTTCGAGGTTCTGGTTCAGATCGTGCAGTTGTTGGAAACTATCGGCGCGTTCCAAGCCCGCACCGGCAAAGGAAACCAGGTATTCGGCAATGCGAATCTCATCGCTGCCAAACAGATCGGTGAAGCGTTTGTTGGTGATGTAGAGGAATGCCGAGACCTGGCCCTGCACTTCGATCGGGCTACACAAGAAGGATCCTTGGCATTTGGTCGCAAAACCACGATCGATACAATTCTCTTCGTCGCGGACGACGGTGGCCATTTTTCGCTGGGTTTCGGCCAGCAGGTCGGTGTCGAAGACTTGCCCTTCAGGACAGGTCACTGGTGCTTCGCCATCGGGGGAGATCACAATCACAAACGCCTGTTCGCCGCGAAGGATCTTTTTCGCTGCGACGCCCACTTCGCGATAGATCTCCGACGGCATCACGCTGGTGGCGATCCGGCGGCCCGAAGCCAGCAGCGAATCAAAGCGATCGAACAGGGACAGCGAACCCTCTTCAGCGACCTTCTCCGTGGCAAATTTCAACCGCGACAATAGGTCGACCGCGTGGGCGAGCGCCTCGTGATCCGTTTCCCAGCCCAGTTCAGCAGCAAATTCTGCACGCAACACCATGCTTTGGGCGTGTTCAAGTTGCGCCGATTGTCGCGCCGCGACATCGAGGCTGCGTTGAAAATAGCGTTTCGCCTGCCGATTGCGCCCCGCCATCGCCAGGACCGCGGCGGTTTCCCGCAACGCGTGAGGCAGTTCGTTGGGAAAGCGTTTGCCAAACGCGAGCGCCTTTTTGGCGGCACTGGCAAGCTGCTGGATTCTTTGTTTCTGAACAGCGATCGATTTTGCCGGTTGGGCTTCGAATTGTTTTCGCAGCCCCGAACACAGCCAGGTGTAGCACGGACTGATATACGTGTTGCAGACCTCCGCCTGTTCGGCAATCTCGATCGCGGATTCGAACATCGCAACCGCAGCCGAAAAACGCCCCAAGTAGTATTCGCGAACACCGCAAGCCAGCCGCGTTTGGCAGCCGCGTTGCGCGTCGATCACATCGCGCTGCAGTTCGGTTTGCAGGATCTCGGCAGGCAGATCGCCATTGGCCGCCCGTGCCCAGACATCGATGATGTTCCCGGTCGCTTGGTAGTCGCCGTGGGTGACCGCCGATTGATAGTTCAACTGGGACAGCCGAACCGCTTCGTCCCAATGGCCCAATCGATAGTACGACGCCGCAAGCTGGTACCGTGCGATATGGACTTCCCAGTAGTCTCCGGTCCGTTCCAAAATCTGGACCGCCAAACGCGATTGTTCAATACAGTCTTCAAACCGCGCGAACGAATACAGCAAGATGCTGAAGAAGTTGCGAGATTGCCCCTGTCCCCAAAGGTCGTCGAGTTTCTTGCGCATCTCGAGCGATCGCTTCGCGTACTGGATGCCTCGTGTTTCCCAACGCAGCAAGGACATCGCCGGCGCATGTTCGGAATAAGCCTGTGCCAGATACGGATTGGCCGGATAACGTTCCGCCGCGTTCATGCCTCGTAGATGTGCCCACAGGGTGTGGTATTGGTCGCGTGTGTACCAATAGGCATGGGCGATCTGGCTGTACAACGCAAACGTCATCTTTTCGGAGTCGGTCGGTTCGCCGCGTCGACGCCCACAGGTCGAAGGGAACAGAGAATTT from Rosistilla carotiformis includes the following:
- a CDS encoding small basic protein encodes the protein MTMDKSLKVQAGAIKSRNVLTRAERISRLQELDKWTEDSNVIGMAKVRVQKVSLKKKKKVKTEETAASKKKK
- a CDS encoding methylated-DNA--[protein]-cysteine S-methyltransferase, yielding MLPIECTGLCETPLGILTHQWTTAGLFRIRLFADPSSAGIQEALQQTEAKQVRHRASFAQRIDAYFKGQPTTFDDIPVDASDWSPFFAQVYHACRKVPAGQIISYKELACRAGRPAASRAVGQAMARNRIPIVIPCHRIVGSNGRLTGFSADGGIETKRWLLDRERGDTLFPNSVTRGG
- a CDS encoding ATP-binding protein, whose translation is MTHPIVPDATVATHENRYQVLDRLSDGSMVDACFAKDLQTGERVVLREVPKRFFRESGLARFMNEVRLTSGICCETYSRPLEFELGEEHLRIVYPHVPGTLLSARIGNARFTPRDTMRIARDLLTALDGIHQIGCIQRDIRPSKIVIRPDGLAVLCGYLPLRSADALGGNDALSREFASYMSPELSGVIDHDIGEVSDLYSLGHVLNTCLTGVPAFDGEVNDILYQHMTSDPAAERFSVETPDLVIKFIEKLICKEPRDRYQSARAALFDVDKILSFIEAGIVAPKFVIGTADRRTVLIEPAFVGRQEQTNELRLGVEDAICGRFHKILMTSESGMGKTRMLHEISSVAARKGFLILNGRSSQHAAQQPNACWLQMIDQLAKFLVNDAELREQTIRRMEDFREEVITAMPAIADVLGWTGTRLSGPDELGQGRVILAFRTLLSGLGTADRCVMLTLDDCQWIDDQSMRVLTEICEAEARHLFLLAVMRPYEPCRQDMQRALRVSHLTTLGPLSLHAVKQLALSMAGPLPSVAIEVVQKYAEGSPFMAAAVLRGMLESNVLTVENEAWAIDHERLSTFQAADNSSEILVDRLTRLPNSSRSLLNAAAVIGHDFSLDAAASLAGMEMADAHVAFKSARAHRLVWSRPNSKFSFVHDKIRAAVLSGISQETQRAMHGQLGRYLESHVPDRVFDIAYHFDAAEMHVEALPYALRAAQVALKSFSLVSAQTQLSIATRALQHADSVTRHQIEMMMSEVLMLRGEYNETEQWLEAAAQSAVVDQDHARVAMKRGELQFKRGNKDQAVDYFEASLKQLGQTVCRNKLQLAWNIGIELTRQIRNSLFPSTCGRRRGEPTDSEKMTFALYSQIAHAYWYTRDQYHTLWAHLRGMNAAERYPANPYLAQAYSEHAPAMSLLRWETRGIQYAKRSLEMRKKLDDLWGQGQSRNFFSILLYSFARFEDCIEQSRLAVQILERTGDYWEVHIARYQLAASYYRLGHWDEAVRLSQLNYQSAVTHGDYQATGNIIDVWARAANGDLPAEILQTELQRDVIDAQRGCQTRLACGVREYYLGRFSAAVAMFESAIEIAEQAEVCNTYISPCYTWLCSGLRKQFEAQPAKSIAVQKQRIQQLASAAKKALAFGKRFPNELPHALRETAAVLAMAGRNRQAKRYFQRSLDVAARQSAQLEHAQSMVLRAEFAAELGWETDHEALAHAVDLLSRLKFATEKVAEEGSLSLFDRFDSLLASGRRIATSVMPSEIYREVGVAAKKILRGEQAFVIVISPDGEAPVTCPEGQVFDTDLLAETQRKMATVVRDEENCIDRGFATKCQGSFLCSPIEVQGQVSAFLYITNKRFTDLFGSDEIRIAEYLVSFAGAGLERADSFQQLHDLNQNLEAKVQDRIIAVVERSKELERTTKQLHKTKEKFQRAKEAAENANRAKSEFLARMSHEIRTPITGILGFSELLLRGIVTHEDDRTSHLETIHSNGTHLLQLLDDILDISKIEADKVEIERVPCAPTQLINEIVRSLRSKAIQKEIALTFQIDSPIPETIVSDPTRFRQIVTNLVGNAVKFTETGGVTVHLNSKGDPLAPSHLEVSVDDTGAGMTAEQMSRIFEPFVQADTSTTRKHGGTGLGLSIGKRLAEALGGSLSISSTLNVGTQFTFTLPIENLAGTRMLSPEEATAFASQTRTQEFRKADVSGTRVLIVDDCETNRNLMTFLLHDAGSEVITATNGQEAVDLLIEQGQAVDIVLMDMQMPIMDGYTAARTLRARGYNRPIVALTANAMVGDEAKCRQAGCTHYLTKPIDLDALLQIVRIGANASNTALTTDVPLANRVTDPVPSKTLIVSPPDSEADERVAQQPSFPTPSQRDTPILPNDWRCEFACFLIDRVANALPRMLDASAGNNFDEIARQSHWIKGSGDSVGLAQLSMLAASCETAVDERNAMQVQDTLQQMQRFVDDAQRERASKTANAPRVLENATSHRSIFPWRRTRHASPGAGQPR